The stretch of DNA agggtagggaatgttttcagctacactgtttcagcagtcacaaccagcagggtagggaatgttttcagctacactgtttcagcagtcacaaccagcagggtaggggaatgttttcagctacactgtttcagcagtcacaaccagcagggtagggaatgtttcagctacactgtttcagcagtcagaaccagcagggtagggaatgtttcaGCTACcctggaatgttttcagctacactgtttcaccagtcagaaccagcagggtagggaatgttttcagctacactgtttcagcagtcagaaccggcagggtagggaatgatttcagctacactgtttcagcagtcagaacctgcagggtagggaatgtttcagctccactgtttcagcagtcagaaccagcagggtagggaatgttttcagctacactgtttcagcagtcacaaccagcagggtagggaatgttttcagctaccctggaatgttttcagctacactgtttcagcagtcagaaccggcagggtagggaatgatttcagctacactgtttcagcagtcagaacctgcagggtagggaatgttttcagctacactgtttcagcagtcagaaccagcagggtagggaatgttttcagctccactgtttcagcagtcacaaccagcagggtagggaatgttttcagctacactgtttcagcagtcagaaccagcagggtagggaatgttttcagctccactgtttcagcagtcagaaccagcagggtagggaatgttttcagctccactgtttcagtagtcagaaccagcagggtagggaatgttttcagctacactgtttcagcagtcacaaccagcagggtagggaatgtttcaGCTACcctggaatgttttcagctacactgtttcaccagtcagaaccagcagggtagggaatgttttcagctacactgtttcagcagtcagaaccggcagggtagggaatgatttcagctacactgtttcagcagtcagaacctgcagggtagggaatgtttcagctccactgtttcagcagtcagaaccagcagggtagggaatgttttcagctacactgtttcagcagtcacaaccagcagggtagggaatgttttcagctaccctggaatgttttcagctacactgtttcagcagtcagaaccggcagggtagggaatgatttcagctacactgtttcagcagtcagaacctgcagggtagggaatgttttcagctacactgtttcagcagtcagaaccagcagggtagggaatgttttcagctacactgtttcagtagtcagaaccagcagggtagggaatgttttcagctacactgtttcagcagtcagaaccagcagggtagggaatgttttcagctccactgtttcagcagtcagaaccagcagggtaggcaatgttttcagctacactgtttcagcagtcacaaccagcagggtagggaatgttttcagctacactgtttcagcagtcacaaccagcagggtagggaatgttttcagctacactgtttcagcagtcacaaccagcagggtagggaatgttttcagctacactgtttcagcagtcacaaccagcagggtagggaatgttttcagctacactgtttcagcagtcacaaccagcagggtaggggaatgttttcagctacactgtttcagcagtcacaaccagcagggtagggaatgtttcagctacactgtttcagcagtcagaaccagcagggtagggaatgttttcagctacccTGGAATgtttttcagctacactgtttcaccagtcagaaccagcagggtagggaatgttttcagctacactgtttcagcagtcagaacctgcagggtagggaatgttttcagctacactgtttcagcagtcagaaccagcagggtagggaatgttttcagctccactgtttcagcagtcagaaccagcagggtagggaatgttttcagctacactgtttcagcagtcacaaccagcagggtagggaatgttttcagctaccctggaatgttttcagctacactgtttcagcagtcagaaccggcagggtagggaatgatttcagctacactgtttcagcagtcagaacctgcagggtagggaatgttttcagctacactgtttcagcagtcagaaccagcagggtagggaatgttttcagctccactgtttcagcagtcagaaccagcagggtagggaatgttttcagctccactgtttcagcagtcacaaccagcagggtagggaatgttttcagctacactgtttcagcagtcacaaccagcagggtagggaatgttttcagctaccctggaatgttttcagctacactgtttcagcagtcagaaccagcagggtagggaatgatttcagctacactgtttcagcagtcagaacctgcagggtagggaatgttttcagctacactgtttcagcagtcagaaccagcagggtagggaatgttttcagctccactgtttcatcagtcagaaccagcagggtagggaatgttttcagctacactgtttcagcagtcagaaccagcagggtagggaatgttttcagctacactgtttcagcagtcagaaccagcagggtagggaatgttttcagctacactgtttcagcagtcagaaccagcagggtagggaatgttttcagctacactgtttcagcagtcagaaccggcagggtagggaatgttttcagctacactgtttcagcagtcagaaccagcagggtagggaatgttttcagctacactgtttcagcagtcagaacctgcagggtagggaatgttttcagctacactgtttcagcagtcagaaccagcagggtagggaatgttttcagctacactgtttcagcagtcagaaccttCAGGATAAATAAAATCCAGCATGGCGGCCACTCACCTTTGCAGCTCCTGTGCAGCTCATCGAAGCTCCCAGGATTGGGCAGTGGGACCCTCTTCTTGTGCTTTCTCCAATATGGCGGCGAGGTGGCCATGGCCACGACATTACCCATGCTGCCTCAGTCAGAGCGATGCTCCTGGGGTTATAAAGCTGGATAGCGCAGCCCGGGGTAACAAGCCGCTGCCCACAGACCTTCCCAGGGAAGCCACATTTCCCACACGGGGCGATTTCGTGGAGTAGTTGATGCCGGAGTCACCCACCTGCACAGTAAAACATAGAGAAATCAGAGAGGCCATCGCCATACGActtccatttgttattatttcACACACAGTCAGTACAAATGATATACAGGGACACCATTACATGCAGCCTCAGCTTTGGATTAAGCACCGCCCccctagattgcaagctcttctgaCTGGGCATCATAGCCGTGGCTAGTAACTGGATGCCATGGCTTTTATTCATCCTAATATGGCCAAGGAACGTAGGAATGCTTTATCAATATCAAAAataatattgaaataattttttaaaaaatcccagAATGCTTTGCTGGTCAGTGAAATATGTATCTTTCAAATAAAACTACTAAAACCTGAAATAACGAGTCGCCCTTCGCCCATTTATCCCTGAGGTGCCCGCTTCATGGCTTTCCCTCTGTAAATGGATACAAATGCCAGTAACAAGCTGCCCTCCTCAGCAAGCGGATGCGGGCGGCCATTGCAACTGCTGGCAACATTCATTCCCAAGAGACGTAAGGCGCTTTCCTTACGACCGCCATCTTTGAAAAGGGCAGGAGGGTGACAGCGGCTGCTATAGCAACGCACGTAGTCAGAGAGGGGGATCTCAAATTTCAGTGAAACAGAACAAAATTGTCTTCAGTTTCTCAATAACTACTCTAGCAGCCATTTACTTCATATTTTTTATACAGAAATCATATAGAAAGTTTCGTCTTTTTTTGCAAAGTCGCACAGAATTACCGCGAATAGTGGTGCTTTGAGGTAAATATAATGTGTAAATGAGAATAGGCTGGGCGGCAGCGAGAAAATCCGGTAGGGAAATTCTTCCCAACGTTATTGGCCGATGAGCCGTTGACGTCATTTGACCCTCTTTTGTAAGTCATTGACTAACTAGGTTGCTTTAAGGGAAGCCACGCCCACCGTGACGTACCTCCGCGCTGCTATTGGAGGAGCGGGGACAGACCCTCTCACTTCCGGTTGTGGCGGAGGCAGGTGGGTAAAGGGAAGAGAGAGAAGGTGGTGCCACCCCCCGGGGGAAAGGACAGGACAGTGCGGGGCTGAGGCCTAGGGACAGGGCTGGGGACAAGGTACCGTGTAGGTAAGTGGTGGATATTATTATACTACAAATAATTACATGGAATGGCTTATATACCCTACTTTTAGCTATAATACGGTATTTTGGGGTGGGGCTAAGTCCTGCAATGGGGGGGGACCCCTAGTAAAGGCTCTGGGGTATTGGGATAATAGGGAGTGTGGGCCCTGTAGGTAACCAATGGCAGAGTTATTCCCAATGGAGGGGTGGGGGCAGGGCTGTGTATCAGCTGATTCCCCCCTCCCCCATGTCACACAGTGTGTAGATCCCTTACTGGAGAAGGGGGGTATATAGTAGATCTACTATAGGTTATTATACATTGTGTTGCCTGGGGGCTTCAAATTAAGGTGGGCAACAAGAATGCGGGGGTGTTATATTAAGTATTTGTATGATAGTAAGGCTTGACCCCCGCCCCCCAACCATATATATAAGATACTCTGAATTCATTAACCTCTCTCTTTCCATTCTTTACATTTTCAGTCCCTGGAACTCATGGCTCACTCCCACCACCCGCGAGAGGCTGCCGTACACCCGCGCTGAGAGGCTGACGATGGCCTGATGCCCCAGTCCAGGACCTTGATAGGTGAGTGGAACAAGATGGCAGATCTACATACTGATTGGGGTCATTCACTGGGTCCAGGCGGGACACAGAAAATACActggttacttagcagataacagataaagccccattatattctacagagcttatctgttatctgctatataacctggcCCATTTTCCTGCTTGAATGCccgcccccggggctacacagcggggtatttatataaactatagtagggtttctgtagcaaacaccccagctgtaccagtgcaggaatgactgcccccggggctacacagcggggtatttatataaactatagtagggtttctgtagcaaacaccccagctgtaccagtgcaggaatggctgcccccggggctacacagcggggtatttatataaactatagtagggtttctgtagcaaacaccccagctgtaccggtgcaggaatggctgcccccggggctacacagcggggtatttatataaactatagtagggtttctgtagcaaacaccccagctgtaccggtgcaggaatggctgcccccggggctacacagcggggtatttatataaactatagtagggtttctgtagcaaacaccccagctgtaccggtgcaggaatggctgcccccggggctacacagcggggtatttatataaactatagtagggtttctgtagcaaacaccccagctgtaccagtgcaggaatggctgccccggggctacacagcggggtatttatataaactatagtagggtttctgtagcaaacaccccagctgtaccggtgcaggaatggctgcccccggggctacacagcggggtatttatataaactatagtagggtttctgtagcaaacaccccagctgtaccagtgcaggaatggctgcccccggggctacacagcggggtatttatataaactatagtagggtttctgtagcaaacaccccagctgtaccagtgcaggaatggctgcccccggggctacacagcggggtatttatataaactatagtagggtttctgtagcaaacaccccagctgtaccagtgcaggaatggctgcccccggggctacacagcggggtatttatataaactatagtagggtttctgtagcaaacaccccagctgtaccagtgcaggaatagctgccccggggctacacagcagggtattttttggtgttactgttcctttaaacacagCACTGCAGTATGGCAGACTCCCAGGCTGTTTATGGGCAGGGAGACAGGGATAATTCCTGTACAAACACGCTGATGCCATTGCAACATTTTTCCAAGTAGGAATCTGACGTTCCCCTAGTATCTCGTCTTAAGGGCAAAGTTTGTGCAGCTTCCAGTGTCACTGACCCCACTCGGCCATGGCCATGTCTTTGGTTTATGATCCTATCCCAGGAAAGAAAGGGAGGCCATTCCCCTGCTAGTGAGTAGCGGTACCCACGCCTGCCTGCACAATGCaatgagttccatctttcctgggAATTAAATTATTGATCATTTCCATACAtagtcattttaaaggggaagtaaccctTACCTAAACACAACCGCGTCTTTACATTTCATACTGGCTTCTTTACTCGCAACTGGTTTTTCAACTCCTAGAGTCACTCTGTGACTGGTCCCTTAAGCCAAATGGATACGGGAAGTGGATTAATGGCATTCCTTTGCTTTCGTGTAAGCCTCTGGGCTCTGAGCTGCAGGCCAGACGCACCACTGGTAGATTCATCATTGTGGTGCAAACAGCCGTTTGGGTTTCCCTGGTACTGTCTGGGTATATGGAGTCCCTGCAGCCGTGGTGCTGCGCTCTGTACCAACCCATGACCTTCCTATTAAACTTAGAAAGATTGTGCTGTGGTTGAAAGATGGCTCCCTGTGCTCTAGAACAGTATTAATGTTCCTGTGTTCTGCAGTGCCTTTACAACAGGAGGCCAGGAGCATCACCATGGTCTGTAGAATAGATAGAATCCGTATCTAACTAGCAGCTGGTGTCTTAGCAACCCTTCATAGATACTGCACATCATAGGTCAACAAAAGCAGATAGGATATCGCAGCTTTATACCTATTCCTCTGTATTATAAGATCTTAGAGAAACCTAGAATCAGAGAGTTCTAGACTAGAGTAACCAAGAACAAGAAGTTCCTACATTAGGCGAGGAATTATGTTGTGCCTATTATGCCTTTCCACTCATTCCAGCTCTTGTTCTGCAGGCGGAACACTAACCGTCCAGGCATGGAGGACAAACGGAACATCCAGATCATTGAGTGGGAACACCTGGACAAGAAGAAGTTCTATGTCTTTGGGGTCTGCATGACCATGATAATCCGGGTGAGCGTTTACCCCTTCACCCTCATCCGGACGCGCCTGCAGGTGCAGAAGGGCAAAAGCCTATACAATGGGACGTTTGACGCCTTTGTGAAGATCTTGCGGACGGAAGGGGCCGCTGGGTTTTACAGGGGGTTCCTGGTCAATACGTTTACTCTGATCTCCGGCCAGTGCTACGTGACCACCTACGAACTGACCCGCAAGTACGTGTCAAAATACAGCAGCAGCAATACTGTGAAGTCATTGGTTGCCGGGGGTTCTGCGTCTCTGGTTGCTCAGAGCATCACGGTACCTATAGATGTGGTCTCCCAGCACCTTATGATGCAGCGCAAAGGAGAGAGTATGGGGAGGTTCCGGGTACATGCAACAGATGGGAAACAGCCAGTAATGTTTGGCCAGACCAAGGACATAATCCTGCAGATTTTCCGCGCCGACGGTTTCCGAGGTTTCTACAGGGGATACGTAGCGTCCCTGCTAACCTACATCCCTAACAGTGCAGTGTGGTGGCCATTCTACCACTTATATGCAGGTAGGTACCccagcaggactgctgcttacattggggggatcagataggatctgtgccactgtgacagaatgctctgttatacagatagctagaatctcagccataaagcagggcaggactgctgcttacaatggggggatcagataggatctgtgccactgggacagaatgctctgttatacagatagctagaatctcagccataaagcagggcaggactgctgcttacaatggggggatcagataggatctgtgccactgggacagaatgctctgttatacagatagctagaatctcagccataaagcagggcaggactgctgcttacaatggggggggggatcagataggatctgtgccactgtgacagaatgctctgttatacagatagctagaatctcagccataaagcagggctttATCTTATTTTTGACATCTCTTATCTGTTACAAAACCAAACCCCCCACCCATTCATGCTTATGTTTAGTGGATCTTTAGATAATACAGATTGCAGGTTTCGGCAGAAAATACTAAGAGGACATTCACATACAGGTCAGTTTAAATTCCTGGTGTTTTGGCCCATTCATACACTAAAAGACAGACTGGGAAAGGGCTTCAGTCTGCAAAATAAAGTTTGTTATTGTAGAGCAAGTGAGGCATCTAAGTTTAGAGACAGCTGTGAGACATGTCATGGGGGGGTCAGAGAGTGCGGGGTATAGGCAGGGGCAATAGGGAGGGATTGGGAAGCACTGACTGTAACTGTAGGAGGGGCAAAGGAATTAGATATACTGAGTGAGACATAACAGTGTGCCTGTTGCTTTAAATGCTCTGTACTGGTGCCCTACTGGGTTCCTTTGGCTGCCAACAGGATTTGGTTCTAGATTACTATAATCTTTCACTTACCCTATACCATGGCAGTAGCCACTCAGAcaggaactggggggggggggaatgatttATTCACCTGTTCTATAAGTGAGAGCTAAAAGTAAACAAGTCCCCAGGCCTGCTAATTACAGGGCACTGCCAGCCTCGCTCTAGGGGAGAAGGTACAAACCATCAtgtttagtttgatgtagagagtaacattctgagatttgc from Xenopus tropicalis strain Nigerian chromosome 8, UCB_Xtro_10.0, whole genome shotgun sequence encodes:
- the slc25a44 gene encoding solute carrier family 25 member 44, whose product is MEDKRNIQIIEWEHLDKKKFYVFGVCMTMIIRVSVYPFTLIRTRLQVQKGKSLYNGTFDAFVKILRTEGAAGFYRGFLVNTFTLISGQCYVTTYELTRKYVSKYSSSNTVKSLVAGGSASLVAQSITVPIDVVSQHLMMQRKGESMGRFRVHATDGKQPVMFGQTKDIILQIFRADGFRGFYRGYVASLLTYIPNSAVWWPFYHLYAEQLSRLSPNDCPHLLLQAIAGPLAAATASTITNPMDVIRARVQVEGKSSIINTFRQLMAEEGPWGLTKGLSARIISSTPSTIVIVVGYETLKKLSLRPELVDSRHW